Within the Sarcophilus harrisii chromosome 2, mSarHar1.11, whole genome shotgun sequence genome, the region agagataatgtaaaaaattaccctggcatgggttcggtcaataaaaagttattaaaaaaaaaaaagaaagaaagaaaagaaatgccatGCCTTGTGGAAattccagtcatgtccctgaagATAAATTTTCCTTATCAAATCTACTTATGAGCCATGCCAttgggaaagactctcttcccacaTCACCATGGCTATTGTCCCTTTTGGGGTCAGCCTACCAGAGCATTCTGCTTCAAGgagtctttccctttccccttctccaatACATGGTATCTCTTCTAATTCTACACTATACTCATAGCTAGCTAACTCTTTTGGGGTGCTATGTCCCTTTTAGGAACTTGTTATATGCTCTTCCAACtcttttatatttaccattcctgatgtctattgtatcccttcattttgtctgcaacctattcccctaaataaatctactttaagtcaaagagaatgaccattgtgaaaTCTTTatatgactgaaccccaacttttgatGCCTGCTATCTGTTATCTACATTATCTACATCATTTTGGTCCTTGAACCACATTGTTTGGTGGCAAACTCCACATCATAGATCACACATcagtattattgtttttttctttctcattttttttccccttttgatatttcttgttcaacataatgaatatggaaatatgtttggaagaattgtacatgcttaacctgaagtggattgcttgctgttaAAGGGAGGgaagtggaaggaagggagaagaaattggaacacaaggttttgcaaaggtgaatattgaaaattatccttgcatgcatttggaaaaataaaaggctattttttttaaatgttccaaATTGCTAATAATGagggaaatacaaatacaaataaaagaaatgcaaattaaaccctGTGATTTCACCTCATATCCTCTAAATTGGGGAAGATGTACAAAGATTGGAAGTCAATTCTAGAGTTGCGAGAAAattggtacactaatgcattgtagaTAAGAGTTTTGGATCAATGCAGCTGTTTTGGAAAGCAATGTGGGattacacaaataaagtaattaaaatgtcTACATTATTTGACTCAGACATTCTGATACTAGGCCTAAATTCAAGGTGGTCATTGATAGAAAGTCTCTCTGTACACATTATAGTACACATTATAAAGACCTTTTGTTTTAGCGAAGTTGTGAGAAATGGGCGGGCATTTGTTTGATTTCCACAGATGTGAAGGTTGAATTGGAGAAATAGGACTTGAAGAGTTGAAACCCATGGGGACATCTGAGGTGGTCTGGAGTGGAGGTTaactcccccaaaagaatgtaagaatataaactcctcgGGGGCAGGGACTGGGTTTTGTAATCAGCAGTGGTGatctgagatttgaaaaaaatcttttattctttgtctctAACTTTCCATTGTTATCTTCCCTTTCCAGAATAGAAACTCCCCGAGGACAGGGATTAGATTGAATGGGAAATGCCTAGCCTGTTAGACATTTGATACCTCCTCCTATTTTTAGAAATCCCAGCCAACTGGGGAAAGGAGCCTGGAGGCTGGGGAGGAGAACTCACGATAGGGAATAAAAAGGGATTGCTCTTTGTGTTTCAAGCAAGTATACATCCTTTCtcacaagaaataatgaataatggtGGGGGGGTTTTTGGCCTTTCGTAAGTCTCTGATTGATTTATTGGAAAAGGCCCAGTGACTCTTACCACAAAGtgttgtccatcaattggggaatggttaaataaattgtggtatatgaatacaatggaaaatattgggaaatgacaaatgtgatgaatacagagaagcatggatagaattgcatgaactaatgcaaaatcaagtaaacagagccaagaagatatattcattcacacacacacacacacacacacacaccctaaaaTAACCataatataaataggaaaaacccatcaaaaacaaaattaaaagtgaatgttgtaaAATTGTAAACATGGTTTAAAAAGTTATGAGAATACAGTGCTATCATACCCTCTGCAAAGATGTGTTTAAGTGTtgaacattgcatatattttcagaattttttcaatgtattaatattttctttcctctttaataaaAACTGTAATATTACAATCTGTTATATGGAATGGCTCTCTGATGGGGAAGGGGACAGGATAACTAACTATAGAAGGAACTATagtgatgataaaaaaaatgactttttaaaaatgaaattactcaATTGCTAACCATTGGGAATTTTGTGTTAAAATAacttaaattcttgttgacttttaaaaattctgacttAACTCAAAACAGGTCTTCTGGGTCCAGTTTTACCTATGAGATTACATTACCCCAGAACTAGAGCTGGAATGGTTCCTCAGTTCATTCTCATCTTCTAGAGTTAGattttgtcactttttaaaacagtgttaaaacaaaaaaacttgggCAGTGATACTCTGGGAAACTAGCTCTTATTCTAACTTTACTGTTAATAACTTGAGCAAATTGCTTTGTCTCTCTGGGCTCCCACTTCCTCATTTTCATTCACCCTTCCTTTATCCCCAGGTCACCCAGAATCTTTCCAGACTACTTGACTAGTCACTTAGCTTGGGTAAGATGAGAATAACCATCTCTATTTCTTCTAGTGAAATGGGCAACTACTAGGTCCTTCACTCTACATCCTCCAGACCTCTGTCATCTGACCTTTTGAGTTTTGCCTTTCTCAAACTTCTCCACCCTACCCTTTACAAAAGAAGGGCAGGACACACAAGTCAGGTGACAtgctcaagatcatatagctaagtgtctgactccaaactcagctCTGTATCCACTGTTAATTCCCCAAAAGAATTTACATTGGGCAATATGAGTtactggattttttaaaagaaattgtctCCTAAAATGaactaattttctttgtaattccatgAACACCAAGTAACTTATTTTATCTGGCTTTTCCAGCTAAGTTCTTTGATGCTGGAAAAGATGATTTGCTGGAGTATTGGAAAATGAATTGATAATACTAAAGATACTAGTCACCCTCTTGCCCTTTGTATAAATTAATTGGCATTCCTGTTTACAAATCAATTTTTTGTGTGCTTGGTTATTGCAAATCAGTGACAGATTTGATCTTTATACTGTGTGAAATGATAAAATCAAGGTCTTAAAAAACCCTCTAAAATATGTCAttgtgacaggaaaaaaaaaaacactttagtcAAAATCCAAGTTCTAATTCCACTTCTGACATTATTAACTCCGTCACTTTAAGaaagtcactttgcctcagttttctcaataaactttgaaaaagTTTGGTTGAAAGTTCTCTCAGCTCTAACAGGCAGTGGACCCTAAATGTTGAAGGTCACATTAAACTGACACAGCACAACTGACTTGTAGAAATCAACTAAAAGCAGGACTAGTTAAATTCAATAAAGCACCTTACATTTTAATGGCATTTTACAAATCATCTTTCCAATCCTTGTTTTGGCTCTCAGTCTCCTGCCCAGTAGACTAGACTTGTGTGGTCTGAATGGCGGAAACGGCAGGAAAAGAAAACCCTAAGAGCAAGTAACCTGGCAGATAAATCTGAAAACACACCGCAAGGTCAAGCCTAAAGTCAGCCTGAAGTTATGGGAACTAGCGGAGCTCTAAGGAGAAACGTGGTTCACTTTTAACTGATTGGCTAATCACACCAGCGGTGACTTTTGATTGGCTGTCTGTACTGATTTGGCCACGACTACTAAACTTTGGGGACTAGCCAGTCCCTGAAGATTACCCCTAGTTAGTTAAGGCTCTCTTTTCTCTTGAGGGTACCCAGTTTGCTGATTATACCCGAGTCTGTGGCTGCGATGAGCGAGTCTTTGCTACCGCGCTTTTCTCCTAAGGCTCAGGTGAGAAGTCCGCATTTGTTTCCCTGCGAGAAGTCTCACCTCCAGCCTCTGTTGCCTTGTTCTTCCAGCTTTCCTTAGGCCCAAGCGACTGGGAGGGAAAGGCTGATTGTCAAGTTGAAGACTTCTCCCCGTGTCaccactaatttattttttatcccacTTCAATCTTTTGCAGGATTCTGAAGCCCCTGGATCTTTCCCCCTCTAGGGATGCCTGCGATGGATGTCCCCAGCTGCCTCTCTCCGAGCCACAATTCTCTCCACGCGTCCCTGAGCCCCCACAGAGCCGAGCCGCTGCTTCAGGGGCCTTTCCGCTCCTGCTTGGTCCGCCAGTCCCAGCGCCAGTCCCCGAAGAAACGAGTGGTATTCGCTGACATGAAGGGGCTGCCCCTGATCACCGTGCACAATTTTTCTTGTGATATACAACATAGCGAGAAACTGCCATCCTCGAGCAGTGTGCAGCAACTGATGCCAGCTGGCCCCACCGAAGTATCTAGCTATACCCTTGGTTTCTCTCAACCCTTCCTTGACTATGATCGTTTCAACAGGTGTCTGGAAACCCAGAAGGTGTGCCTAGAACGGTGTGACATTCGGGGACTCTTCTTGCAAGGAACAGTTCAGGTGCACAACGTGGGATATGAGAAGATTGTGGTAATACGCATCACTTTCAATGCCTGgacctctttctttgatttgcCCTGTGTTTATATGTGTCATTTTTTCCCAGGTGACACGGACATCTTTTCTTTTCAGGTGGAACTGCCCAGTGGTCCCCCAGGCCCAGATGGCACCATCCAGTTCTGTTTCTACTTTCAGTGTGCTCAGCAGATTTACTGGGACAATAACCAGGGTTATAATTACTCCCTGAAGCCCTCTGACTGCTTTCCTATGAACTTTGTTAGTGAGCAAATTTCTTTGTCTCCCCTTTGAGCCTCCACACATGGGCCATCTATTTACTTTGCACACACACCTGGAGGTTTTCCTTGTACTAGCAGGGCTTGTACCTGTTTGGATTAAGAAGGAATGTTTTCTTTCCAATGGTTTCAATCTTTTCTGTTGCTACAGTAAGACCAATAAAATACCTGTACAAACTTACTAATGGCATAGAATTCAAATGCTTTTCATCCTCCTCACAAAGCTGGAATCACTTTTCTGGCTTTTGTGTGAGAGTATGAGTGTTTCAAGGTGGGAAGCCTCCCTTAGGAAAACACTGGCAGTTCTCTTGCAGAATTTTAGGGTTCCTGTGTATATGAATTTTAGGTAatgtttaaattttcaaaaatttatttaattagttttgtaacagaggcagctaggtggctcagtggataagagcatggggcctggagtcagaagtgCCGAATTAAAATGTGACCTGAGACagcatattagctatgtgactattGGTAAATCACTTCACCTATTTGCCTTTTattcatggaaaagaaaatgacaaaccactctagtttcTTTGCTGAGAGAAATGACTATTAACCAATTACTGGAGATTCAGGGTTTTCTCCTTATTGCTTCATTTGCTACTAGGTCAAGCCAGAATCTGAAGGACATTGCCCATAAAGAGTTTAAATTAATGGGCTTCCCATTTGGTGTGGTCTGAATAAGACTGAGGAGAAAGTGGGAAGcccattaagtttttttttttttttttttttttttaatagccttttatttacaggatatatacatgggtaactttacagcattaacaattgccaaacctcttgttccaatttttcacctcttaccccccacccccaccccctcccctagatggcaggatgaccagtagatgttaaatatattaaaatataacttagatacacaataagtatacatgaccaaaacattattttgctgtacaaaaagaatcagactctgaattattgtacaattagcttgtgaaggaaatcaaaaatgcaggtgtgcataaatatagggattgggaattcaatgtaatggtttttagtcatctcccagagttctttttctgggtatagctagttcagttcattactgctccattagaaatgatttggttgatctcgttgctgaggatggcctgatccatcagaactggtcatcatctagtattgttgttgaagtatataatgatctcctggtcctgctcatttcactcagcatcagttcgtgtaagtctctccaggcctttctgaaatcatcctgttggtcatttcttacagaacagtaatattccataattttcatataccacaatttattcagccattctccaactgatggacatccattcagtttccagtttctagccactacaaaaagggctgccacaaacattcgtgcacatacaggtccctttcccttctttataatctctttgggatataatcccagtagtaacactgctggatcaaagggtatgcacagtttgataactttttgagcatagttccaaactactctccaaaatggttggattcgttcacaactccaccaacaatgcatcaatgtcccagttttcccgcatcccctccaacaatcatcattattttttcctgtcatcttagccaatctgacaggtgtgtagtggtatcttagagttgtcttaatttgcatttctctgattaataatgacttggagcatcttttcatatgactagaaatagtttcaatttcttcatctgagaattgtctgttcatatcctttgaccatttttcaattggagaatggcttgattttttataaattagagttaattctctatatattttggaaatgaggcctttatcagaacctttgactgtaaaaatattttcccagtttattgcttcccttctaatcttgtctgcattagttttgtttgtacaaaaacttttcagtttggtataatcgaaattttctattttgtgatcagtaatgatctctagttctgctttggtcataaagaccttccccttccacaggtctgagaggtaaactatcctgtgttcctctaatttattaataatttcattctttatgcctaggtcatgaacccattttgaccttatcttggtgtacggcgttaagtatggatcaatgcctagtttctgccatattagtttccaattttcccagcaatttttatcaaatagtaagttcttatcccaaaagctgggatctttgggtttgtcaaagactaggttgctatatttgttgactgttttatcccttgaacctaatctattccactaatcaactaatctattccttagccaataccaaatagttttggtaactgctgctctataatataattttagatctggtacagctaagccaccatcatttgattttttttttcattaattcccttgaaattcttgaccttttgtttttccatatgaactttgttgttattttttctaggtcattaaaatagttttttgggagtctgattggtatagtgctaaataaatagattagtttaggtaatattgtcatctttattatatttgctcgccctatccaagagcatttaatatttttccaattggttagatcaggaAGCCCATTAAGTTGTACTCAGGTGTGGAGAATAAGAGTAGCAATGGTGGTGGTGAGTAGACCCTTTGTCTAGACTGACCAAGGTTGGTGTGATCTAGTAGTGAGACATAATGCCACAGTTCAGGTATACACACTCTTCCAAAGGCATGAGTGTCAAAGAGCAGCTAAGATGTACCTTTGGTTCATGAGAGATGGCCAAATTATCAACCCTTTTAGTAATTCCCTAGaaactgaatttcaaaatttcctaAATCACATAGTAAAGAAAAACTTCAATGTCATGAAGTGGTGCATAATCAGGAAAAGTTGGACATATCTGAAGAACATACTCTATTAAAAATGCCTATGGGGAAAAGAGTGCTTTCTGGTATTCATACTAATGATAGGAAAGGCAGATAATGTAAGCATTCCAAGTGTCCTTCTATTTCTTGTGCCATTACTTTTATGGTAATTTGAGATATTTTTCTTGTCCTTAACTATTCTACCTAAaagaggatttatttattttatttacttaaattcAGCTTTTTGTGAAAGGATAATTTAAATCTGACTCTTACCTTCATATCTCAACTTTCTGTCTTtccatgaaaatattatttaaaacgaaaaatacatatttatcctttaaagaaataatttattcaagaGCAGCAATTCATGTAATATGTCAATGTACTTGGTTCCACTATAATTCTTGTAAAAAATTTTGACTAGTGAACTCATGATGTAAGAGCTGTAATAAAAGTTACTTTCTCATACCTTGTCTGATTACTTAAGCTTGTTCTATGGTTGCTTGACATTAAATGCTTTATGAATTCAGTTATTTGCAGTTCTTGGGAGTGAAATATAGTAATGATCAACAAGCTGCAAGGGTTTTATTTCTCTGACTAAAACCAATAGGTTTGCTTTCAATGAAGTTGCAACAAAAGCAACTTGACCCTATCAGTTTTTCTAGGAAGATTCCTTACTCTGTCCCTCTCATTCCCTCACTTCTGCCTATGTCTTTCAAATTTGACTACTGATAGAAACCAGGGCAAAATTTGTGTCCAACTTCAAGTTTGAAGCAACATTTTATTGTTAAaagtaatggaaataaaaatgtaagcatAAACCTACAGCTTTGGACAGTAAATCACATGGTTCTCTATATAATACCTGAAAGAACTGAGACCAGTAGAAACTATTTTTTCTGGCTCAAGTTTTAGACTTTCCATAAATTAATTACTTAATATATTAAGTAATATTGAGAAATCACAATGTGCACATTGTAAAAAGATATAATCCTTGACCTCTTAggagctatttctttttttattgtttttttttttttttttttttttttctgaggcaattggggttaaagcccagggtcacacagctaggaagtgttaagtgtcttgagaccagatttaaacttgggtcttcctgacttcagggccagtgctctatccaactgtgccatctagctgccccgcatattagtttcatttttaaattaaatacttgttaactgaaaaaagatttatttttttctcttacgtTCCTCCCTTCCACTAGAGAAAAAAACCTCTAAACAGTCTAATAAATAAATACCCATATTGGTTATATCTAATATGTTTTACTAAGCATTTTTAGTCTATCACCTCCCTGGCAGAAGGTACATTATCCATGATCAGTAGGAACTTAAATTCCAAGAGAAGACAAAGCCAACCAAAAGAACATATTTTATTCtaccttaaaaattattttgggacaataattatcttttcagaatgtaaaataaatgcagggaagaaataaaagaatcagTAGGAAAGAGGTGGCATAAGTGAGAAAAGGCCAGTAGGGGGAGAAACGTGACATCCAGCAGGAAGTAAGGCTAAGCAGAAAATAATGTAATAGCATTGTCAGAAAATATGGGTATCTCTATAGTGtcagaaatataaattgctctccaCTCCCCATGAAGGTTACCAACATATGTGGCAGTTTTATTCAACCTTCATACATACAGTCTCTTAACAGATGTCTCCTAGATACATAATTTACTTTGCCCAAATAATCTGAAGCACCCAAATAATATGCCTGACATTTCTCTGGTTATCCCTTGGCATTTGGATAGTAGAGGTATTATTAGTTTTGTGAGCAAAGGAATGGATCacttgttatgagccagaacttgaaacaaggtgttgtCACTAGAATTATTAGAGACAATGCTTAATTAAGTTTACgcctttaagaattcacacattagctcacacattagttcacaagctcacaaggagattcacaagtcagaaacccacaatccccctctctcagaggagtcaacctttgggttcacacctttaagagatcatatataagaagttcttagagcttcagtcaagagacttgaagagattgagaagtgAGAAGCCAgtggaggagattgagaagccaggagtcaggggtgagctagaggcagaagctggaagagctaaaagacaagttgcaagaactcttggaaccaaggaaggagataggcctctaagaaaactaactgggctattttggaagagacaataaaagactgtattttaactcctggctgcatttgaggtaattattgatctgaactgaaactaaggcttccTCCAGTAACCTTCCAAAGAAACCTGCTtcccagagagaacgatcatattttaggaaaaaagaagagcACCACATTTTGGCACCCGAACATGAGAATGACAGGACActgatctcagtggaaaagcTCTGATCCTAATTCAGTGgaaaaagtctcctcaacccagaaattaggatgagtataacaaagaaattttgttaagggctaaagtaatatttcagctgaaatgggacagatgtttagaaaacagccttctgtttctcttcaaggaaaatgtttagagagcattgtcaaggttatgaaaagccaaggtttgattataattttggagcagatcattgaacttttagaaactgtaaagtacatatgtccttgtttctctatggaaaaagaattggatctatacgagtggaaattagtaggagaggatctttgtcagttctacaataaaaatggacctgactcaatttccaaagacacacttaatacatataatttaatacaactggctttaggaaattatataagtgttagaataaggaaaaagaagaaagagcaggaaggggaggtaccaactaaactaggtgaaaaggaagaagaatcagataagaatggagttaagtacaattttgagtgtgatctttcacagcaggagaaattagatcattccacatctcatgaccctcccccccaattaacccttcatggatggagggagaaggaggagggggagaggcagtaatgcAATCAGAACCACCTATTAAGGAGTCTGTGACatagattagaaaaggcattagttaagacaaaaaatgaaggataagaggcatctgattttataaatgcatatcctctGATTGAAGAGagtgactcttcaggtcaaaaaagaagatacaatccttttaatttggaaaaaattaaggatttgaaaaaggattgcactctttatggggctacatcatcttatgttaagatgttactagataatttgttttatgaaatcttaatcccgagtgattggaaatccatagcaaggacaagTTTAgcacctggacaaaacttgttgtggctttcagagtttcatgaattatgtaggagtcaagccagatgcaataggcaaacaggagttaatgtacaaattgcttttgaccaactagctggtaaAGGTCAGtatagagagaattcagaacagattgattatcccataacagtgtatgagcaaatttctaaggctgcaataaaagcttggggttctctCCCCGGACAGAAAGATgaaggtaaagccttcacaaaaataaaacaaggtcCCAATGAATCTTTTGCagatttgcaaacagctgtaacaagaaccattggagaaaatgtagCTACAGAAGTAATGACTAGaaatctggctaaggaaaatgccaataaggtttgtaaaagaattatatggggactagacaaagatgctcctttagaggagatcttaagacgctgtgccacagtgggcacaaatacttattatacccaaactatgatgaacatgggaagacagggtcccacttggcaagggacttctagagaaaatcatcgatgttttcaatgtggaaaagttggacaccTAAGAGCTCAGTGTAGGTACAGAGATAGAGTGAAAGGACAGGATGCGagaaaacccaaaaaccccatgttcaaaatgcaactgaggtttccactgggcctcagaatgtagattgatccagggaaatgagaggcaggacCCAGCttcaagatatcatacaaaagacagatgGGACATGATGGCaactgaggttacacccagagagtccttagaagttcaggactctgtgatcaaccaacagaaaagcaatcaggattgcagttggggagaatacagactTTTTAACCCAACGGGgtagtgtccagtgcaaacagctccaatataattgccagatgatgatgagaaatcccaaaaatggtaaatagaagggaattaaaTAGGTTAACtgtctgggagagagggtttgcttgtgttcCTATACATAGGGAAGaaaacagatggagaaggaaacagatgggtggaaacgagcacctggagagagacagaaaaagagaaaaacctcaaaacaaagaagatttaagaaacatctgacactgaaagagcatggctgacaatgagactgtaaaagaactttaaaatcttcaggaaccattggattccctaacccaagatgagactattgcagtacttcaaagcttgcaagaattattggattcctggcacatgaactaatggacaatggattctttttggactatttctaggacttatggacatgtataaattctcatgatGATTCTTGTTATTTGTTTCATCATTACTAGcttgtgttatattgctatgtgcttatgtaatttatgtaatcatgtataatgcctcccatattgatggatttatgtatacctgtttcaaatgagcccctttagaaaccccctAATCTGAtctgatttcccatttcctttggtattttcatctcccttcctgagatgtcagggagggtgtgaccaccttctttttatggtgttttcacttcttttttgagcagtcagggaaggtgtgatcaccttttttgggattctcacctccttgagaagtcagggaggtcatgaccaccttatattctaaaatcaaaagaaagggagagatgttatgagccagaacttgaaacaaggtgttaagtcactagaattgatagagacaatgcttaagtttacaactttaagaattcacacattagctcacacattagttcacaagctcacaaggagattcacaagtcagaaacccacaatccccctctctcagaggaggagtcaacctatgggttcacacctttaagagatcatatataagaagctcttagagcttcaatcaagagacttgaagagattgagaagtgagaagccaggagtcaggggtgagctagagacagaagctggaagagctaaaagacaagttgcaagaactcttggaaccaaggaaggagatagacctctaagaaaactaactgggctattttggaagagacaataaaagatcgtattttaactcctggctgcatttgaggtgattattgatctgaactgaaactaaggcttccTCCAGTAAATCTCCTGAAGAAACCTGCTTCCCAGagaaaatgatcatattttagaaaaaaagaacaccacaatcaCTCATTAGGAATAATTATTTAGGTAAAAATGattctttaggaagattaatctgggagcagaatgaaaagagatttgaggcagaggCTAGGTACCAGTCT harbors:
- the LOC100927896 gene encoding protein phosphatase 1 regulatory subunit 3C-like, producing the protein MDVPSCLSPSHNSLHASLSPHRAEPLLQGPFRSCLVRQSQRQSPKKRVVFADMKGLPLITVHNFSCDIQHSEKLPSSSSVQQLMPAGPTEVSSYTLGFSQPFLDYDRFNRCLETQKVCLERCDIRGLFLQGTVQVHNVGYEKIVVIRITFNAWTSFFDLPCVYMCHFFPGDTDIFSFQVELPSGPPGPDGTIQFCFYFQCAQQIYWDNNQGYNYSLKPSDCFPMNFVSEQISLSPL